Genomic DNA from Niallia circulans:
TTTGTCTAATATAGCCTGAGCGCAAAAGAAGCTGATGGCTTTTGATTTCTGCGTCTGCTGGAACTTCCCTTAAAGTCGGGATTAACATTTTACTTTGTTTCATTATAAGCACCTCTATTTATATTATACAAACAGGTCATGAATGAAGGTGAGGTCCACATTCACCTCACCCATTCAAGTCCTAAAAAACATTTATTTAAGAAAGAAACGTTGAATATCATTCCAAGTAACAACAATCATTAACAGCATCAGCAATGCAAAGCCAATGAAGTGGACAATTCCTTCCTTATGCCTGTCAATTGGCTTCCCTCTTATTGCCTCAATCGCAAAGAAGAATAATCTTCCGCCGTCAAGAGCCGGCAGCGGCAATAAGTTCATAATTCCAAGGTTAATACTAAGTATAGCAGCCCATCTCATCAGTGAATAGATGCCTGATTGCGCAACCGTGTCCGTTGATTTATAAATGCCGACAGGTCCACTCAATGCATCAATCGAAAATTGCCCTGTTACCAGTTTTCCAACTGCACCGATGATGGTCTTTGTCCAAGTATATGTTTCAGTTAAACCATACTGGAATGCTTTTAACGGCGATTTTTCCATTGGGCTGTATACACCAACAAGTCCAATCTTTTCTCCGTCTTCCACTTCCGTTTCTTTAGGAGTAACATCAACAGTCATTTCTTTCCCATCACGGACCAGCAGGAATTCTAACTCTTCACCTGGGCTCTTTTGGATGATAGTAACAACATCTTTCCAAGTAGAAACCGATTGACCATCAATACTAAGAACAGTGTCGCCTTCTTTTAAGCCCGCGCTTATTGCTACACCATCATCCGTTAATTTCCCAAGCTGGGGCTCATTTGATGGCATGCCTTGTGTCAGTGCAATAATGACAAACACGACAAATGCTAGAACAAAGTTCATCATTGGTCCAGCAAATATTGCTACTGTACGCTGCCATAACGTTTTACTATTAAACTGACGGTCATATGGAGCGATTTGTGTTTCAATACCAT
This window encodes:
- the rseP gene encoding RIP metalloprotease RseP, yielding MYTVVAFIIIFGALVFFHELGHFVFAKRAGILCREFAIGFGPKVFSQKRGETTYTIRLLPLGGFVRMAGEDAEMIEIKAGHRIGLLFGKDGKVEKLILNNKEKYPDARIINVEAADLDHDLVVKGYAEDDINEELQVFEINREAVIIENGIETQIAPYDRQFNSKTLWQRTVAIFAGPMMNFVLAFVVFVIIALTQGMPSNEPQLGKLTDDGVAISAGLKEGDTVLSIDGQSVSTWKDVVTIIQKSPGEELEFLLVRDGKEMTVDVTPKETEVEDGEKIGLVGVYSPMEKSPLKAFQYGLTETYTWTKTIIGAVGKLVTGQFSIDALSGPVGIYKSTDTVAQSGIYSLMRWAAILSINLGIMNLLPLPALDGGRLFFFAIEAIRGKPIDRHKEGIVHFIGFALLMLLMIVVTWNDIQRFFLK